A single region of the Candidatus Dependentiae bacterium genome encodes:
- a CDS encoding TIGR00730 family Rossman fold protein — MNFFQRLWTCSGIAWRLFKTYTQMLYGSWKVLKLEQPVVTIFGGSRFLQDDPYAVEANKLAQMFVEHNISVLTGGGAGIMEAASCGALKRGAGKGISMGINVSGLEDKNPCVNEYFSTNHFFSRKWLLVRFSTAFVVFPGGFGTLDELAEILTLMMTKKVPKLPIVFIGVEYWEPFMQWLKNEVLAHGAISQTELELFVVTDDLNRAFSLVCVTCKL, encoded by the coding sequence ATGAATTTTTTTCAAAGACTATGGACATGTAGTGGAATAGCATGGCGTTTATTCAAAACCTATACGCAAATGCTGTATGGTTCTTGGAAAGTTTTAAAGCTTGAGCAACCAGTAGTGACTATTTTTGGAGGATCTCGATTTTTGCAGGATGATCCTTATGCTGTAGAGGCTAACAAGTTGGCGCAGATGTTTGTTGAACATAATATTTCCGTGTTGACTGGCGGTGGTGCTGGCATCATGGAAGCAGCCAGTTGTGGTGCTTTAAAGCGTGGTGCAGGAAAGGGCATAAGTATGGGTATTAACGTGAGTGGGCTTGAGGATAAAAATCCCTGCGTTAATGAATATTTTTCAACAAATCACTTTTTTTCTCGAAAATGGCTTTTGGTAAGATTTTCAACGGCCTTTGTCGTGTTCCCTGGTGGCTTTGGAACGCTCGATGAACTAGCAGAAATATTAACATTGATGATGACTAAAAAAGTCCCAAAACTTCCGATTGTTTTTATTGGTGTTGAGTATTGGGAACCATTCATGCAGTGGCTCAAAAATGAAGTGCTTGCGCATGGTGCTATATCACAAACAGAATTGGAGCTTTTTGTGGTGACCGATGATTTGAACCGAGCCTTTAGTTTGGTGTGTGTTACGTGTAAGTTGTAG
- a CDS encoding sodium:solute symporter family protein, protein MNTTLFLAIFSILAVFYFFIGLYASRNIKNNTDYFLASRDLGLFPVTFTLIATQLGGGMLMGTAEQAYTVGIYGITYTLGMSLGFLLLGLGFAAKLRSLNVATTAELFETKYHSPMLKKVASLLSIATMCGILVGQVVASRTLLAGMQINNEIIFILVWAFIITYTMIGGLKAVVVTDTAQVWVIILVFFGIFGYCLSLEPSSFFSLAGLIELQKNFSTIRITSTSLLATIMLPALFSLIEQDLAQRFFAARTQRIAALSAFISSAFLLTFSLVPIYFGVKAFAMNLNVPAGASPLIPIIESLTNDYVALFAICGILAAITSTADSLLCAISSNLAQDFDFSFVGIHNKLKLSKMVTLITGAAAFITSYFISNNVIDILISSYEISVSCLLVPLLFSYFGTNLKKNAAIVSILFGLAGFIIFRIHPIVVPKEIAALILSLIGYWLGNSIKKELMTA, encoded by the coding sequence ATGAATACCACACTATTTTTAGCTATTTTCAGCATACTTGCTGTCTTTTACTTTTTTATTGGTCTCTACGCATCGCGCAATATAAAAAATAATACCGATTATTTTTTAGCCAGTCGTGACCTTGGTTTGTTTCCCGTTACCTTTACTCTCATTGCAACGCAACTTGGCGGTGGCATGTTGATGGGTACTGCCGAACAAGCGTATACAGTTGGCATCTACGGCATAACCTACACACTGGGTATGAGCTTAGGATTCCTTCTCCTGGGCTTGGGTTTCGCTGCTAAATTACGCTCATTGAACGTCGCAACAACAGCCGAGCTTTTCGAAACAAAATATCATTCACCAATGCTGAAAAAAGTTGCTTCTCTGCTTTCCATTGCCACCATGTGCGGCATCTTGGTGGGACAAGTTGTTGCATCAAGAACACTCCTTGCAGGCATGCAGATTAATAACGAAATAATTTTTATACTCGTATGGGCATTCATTATTACCTACACCATGATTGGCGGCCTTAAAGCCGTTGTAGTCACCGACACAGCACAAGTATGGGTGATCATTTTAGTTTTCTTCGGCATTTTTGGTTATTGTTTGAGCCTTGAACCGAGCAGCTTTTTTTCCCTTGCTGGCCTTATTGAACTACAAAAAAACTTTTCTACTATACGCATCACCAGCACTTCGTTACTGGCAACCATTATGCTCCCTGCACTATTTTCACTCATCGAACAAGATTTAGCACAACGATTTTTTGCTGCACGTACCCAACGGATTGCTGCATTATCTGCTTTTATTTCAAGCGCTTTTTTACTGACATTCTCACTCGTTCCTATTTATTTTGGCGTGAAAGCTTTTGCAATGAACCTCAATGTACCAGCTGGCGCCAGTCCACTCATACCAATCATAGAATCGCTCACCAATGACTACGTGGCACTTTTTGCCATATGCGGCATATTGGCCGCAATTACCTCAACGGCTGATTCATTGCTGTGTGCAATAAGCTCGAATTTAGCACAAGATTTTGATTTTTCCTTTGTAGGAATACACAACAAACTAAAACTTTCCAAGATGGTAACGCTCATTACCGGTGCAGCAGCATTCATTACCTCATATTTTATATCAAATAATGTGATTGATATTCTAATAAGCAGCTACGAAATTTCTGTCAGCTGCTTATTAGTACCGCTCCTGTTCAGTTATTTTGGCACGAACTTAAAAAAGAATGCCGCTATTGTTTCCATACTCTTCGGACTCGCTGGATTCATTATATTCAGAATACACCCAATAGTAGTGCCCAAAGAAATTGCAGCATTGATACTCTCATTAATTGGCTATTGGCTTGGCAACTCTATAAAAAAAGAGTTGATGACTGCATAA